The following proteins are encoded in a genomic region of Lachnospiraceae bacterium KM106-2:
- a CDS encoding seryl-tRNA synthetase, producing MLDIKFLCENPEIVKQNIKNKFQDKKLPLVDEVIELYDQARKAQQEADALRANRKSISKQIGGLMAQGKKEEAEELKAQVTQGAERLAELEATEKELNEKITKNMMVIPNIIDPSVPIGKDDSENVEIKRYGEPVVPDFEVPYHADIMEKFDGLDLDSARKVAGNGFYYLMGDIARLHSAVISYARDFMIDRGFTYCVPPFMIRSDVVTGVMSFDEMDAMMYKIEGEDLYLIGTSEHSMIGKFIDTIVPEEKLPQTLTSYSPCFRKEKGAHGIEERGVYRIHQFEKQEMIVVCKPEESKAWFDKLWQNTVDLFRSLDIPVRTLECCSGDLADLKVKSIDVEAWSPRQKKYFEVGSCSNLGDAQARRLKIRVNGKDGKYFAHTLNNTVVAPPRMLIAFLENNLNEDGSVRIPKALQPYMGGKTELR from the coding sequence ATGTTAGATATTAAATTTTTATGTGAAAATCCAGAAATTGTAAAACAAAATATTAAGAATAAATTTCAGGATAAAAAATTACCATTAGTGGATGAAGTAATCGAATTATATGACCAAGCTAGAAAAGCTCAACAAGAAGCTGATGCTCTTCGTGCAAATAGAAAATCTATCTCTAAACAAATTGGTGGATTAATGGCACAAGGTAAGAAAGAAGAAGCTGAAGAATTGAAAGCTCAAGTAACACAAGGTGCAGAACGTCTTGCAGAACTTGAAGCAACTGAAAAAGAATTAAATGAAAAAATCACTAAGAATATGATGGTCATTCCAAATATCATCGATCCTAGTGTCCCAATTGGTAAAGATGATAGCGAAAATGTTGAAATCAAACGTTACGGCGAACCAGTTGTACCTGATTTCGAAGTACCATACCATGCAGATATTATGGAGAAATTTGATGGACTTGATCTTGATAGTGCTCGTAAAGTTGCTGGTAATGGTTTCTATTACTTAATGGGTGACATTGCTAGACTTCATTCTGCAGTTATCTCTTATGCAAGAGATTTCATGATCGACCGTGGATTTACTTATTGTGTGCCTCCTTTCATGATCCGCAGTGACGTAGTTACTGGCGTTATGAGTTTTGATGAAATGGATGCTATGATGTATAAAATCGAAGGAGAAGACTTATACTTAATCGGTACAAGTGAACACTCTATGATCGGTAAATTCATCGATACGATCGTTCCAGAAGAAAAATTACCACAAACTTTAACAAGTTATTCACCATGTTTCAGAAAAGAAAAAGGTGCTCATGGTATTGAAGAACGTGGAGTATATCGTATCCATCAATTCGAAAAACAAGAAATGATCGTTGTATGTAAACCAGAAGAAAGCAAAGCTTGGTTCGATAAATTATGGCAAAACACAGTTGATTTATTCCGTTCTCTTGATATCCCTGTTCGTACACTTGAATGTTGTTCAGGAGATCTTGCAGATCTTAAAGTGAAATCAATCGATGTAGAAGCTTGGTCTCCAAGACAAAAGAAATACTTCGAAGTTGGTAGCTGTTCTAACTTAGGTGATGCACAAGCTCGTCGTCTTAAGATCCGTGTAAATGGTAAAGATGGTAAATACTTTGCTCATACATTAAACAATACAGTAGTTGCACCTCCTAGAATGTTAATCGCATTCTTAGAAAACAACTTAAATGAAGATGGAAGCGTAAGAATTCCTAAGGCTTTACAACCATATATGGGTGGAAAAACTGAACTTCGTTAG
- a CDS encoding pyrroline-5-carboxylate reductase: MKLGFIGAGNMASAMIGGILKNNIVAPDEIIASARTDKTLQRVGETGIHTTKDNVEVAKNSEILVLAVKPQFYEAVIKEIRDYVTKDQLIVTIAAGKTLEWLGNLFGEDIKIIRTMPNTPALVGEGITGICRNEFVTDEELEETCRILSGFGSAEVISENLMDVVVSVSGSSPAYVFMFIEAMADAAVADGMPREQAYKFAAQAVLGSAKMVLETGKHPGELKDMVCSPGGTTIEAVRVLEEKGMRSSVIEAMKACVRKAREL, translated from the coding sequence ATGAAATTAGGTTTTATTGGAGCTGGGAATATGGCATCTGCGATGATCGGCGGAATCTTAAAGAATAATATTGTGGCACCTGATGAAATCATTGCATCAGCACGTACGGATAAGACATTACAGAGAGTCGGAGAGACAGGGATTCATACGACGAAAGATAATGTGGAGGTTGCCAAGAATTCAGAAATTTTAGTATTAGCAGTAAAGCCACAGTTTTATGAAGCGGTTATTAAAGAGATTCGTGATTATGTAACAAAAGATCAATTAATTGTTACAATAGCAGCTGGAAAGACACTAGAATGGTTAGGTAATTTATTTGGAGAAGATATCAAGATCATTCGTACAATGCCAAATACACCTGCTCTTGTTGGAGAAGGTATTACAGGAATATGCCGCAATGAATTCGTAACAGATGAAGAGTTAGAAGAGACATGCAGGATCTTAAGCGGATTCGGCAGTGCAGAAGTAATTAGTGAGAATCTAATGGATGTCGTTGTTTCAGTGAGCGGAAGTTCACCTGCTTATGTGTTTATGTTTATCGAGGCGATGGCAGATGCAGCTGTTGCGGATGGAATGCCAAGAGAACAAGCTTACAAGTTTGCAGCACAAGCTGTCTTAGGTTCTGCGAAGATGGTATTAGAGACTGGAAAACATCCGGGAGAATTAAAAGATATGGTTTGTTCTCCAGGGGGAACTACCATTGAAGCGGTTCGTGTTTTAGAAGAGAAAGGAATGCGAAGCAGTGTCATTGAAGCAATGAAAGCCTGTGTTCGAAAAGCGAGAGAGCTTTAG